One Streptomyces sp. CNQ-509 DNA window includes the following coding sequences:
- the ptsP gene encoding phosphoenolpyruvate--protein phosphotransferase, which yields METTLQGVGVSHGVAIGEARHMGTAVLEPPAKQIPAAEAPREQERVRKAVEAVAADLVARGNLAGGEAQAVLEAQAMIAQDPELAADVERRIAVGSSAERAAYDAFAAYRELLAGAGEYMAGRVADLDDVRNRIVARLLGVPMPGVPDSDEPYVLIARDLAPADTALLDPSLVLGFVTEEGGPTSHSAILARALGVPAVVALPGAVELAEGTVVAVDGSTGEVFVAPGPEKRAEMEQMAAERKAALAAASGPGATSDGHEVPLLANIGGPADVPAAVAAGAEGVGLFRTEFLFLDDSRTAPSEQAQITAYRQVLEAFPEGRVVVRVLDAGADKPLEFLTPADEPNPALGVRGLRSLLAHPDVLRTQLTALSKAAAGLPVYLEVMAPMVADRQDAADFAAACRSAGLPAKAGAMVEIPAAALRARAILREVEFLSLGTNDLAQYAFAADREVGAVSRLQDPWQPALLDLVSFAAEGAKAEGKSCGVCGEAASDPLLACVLTGLGVTSLSMGAAAIPYVRATLAKHTLAQCERAASAARAADTAEEAREAARAVLSGE from the coding sequence ATGGAGACGACCCTGCAAGGCGTCGGCGTGAGCCACGGGGTGGCGATCGGCGAGGCACGGCACATGGGCACGGCGGTGCTCGAACCGCCGGCGAAGCAGATTCCCGCGGCGGAGGCGCCGCGCGAGCAGGAGCGGGTGCGCAAGGCCGTGGAGGCGGTGGCCGCCGATCTGGTGGCACGCGGCAACCTGGCCGGCGGCGAGGCGCAGGCCGTGCTGGAAGCGCAGGCCATGATCGCGCAGGATCCGGAGCTGGCGGCGGACGTGGAGCGGCGGATCGCCGTCGGCTCCTCCGCGGAGCGCGCGGCGTACGACGCCTTCGCGGCGTACCGCGAACTGCTCGCCGGAGCCGGGGAGTACATGGCCGGGCGGGTCGCCGACCTGGACGACGTGCGCAACCGGATCGTCGCCCGGCTGCTGGGCGTGCCGATGCCGGGGGTACCGGACAGTGACGAGCCGTACGTGCTGATCGCCCGCGACCTCGCGCCCGCCGACACCGCGCTCCTCGACCCCTCGCTCGTCCTCGGCTTCGTCACCGAGGAGGGCGGGCCGACGAGCCACAGCGCGATCCTCGCCCGCGCGCTCGGCGTGCCCGCGGTGGTGGCGCTGCCGGGCGCCGTCGAGCTGGCGGAGGGGACCGTCGTGGCCGTCGACGGCTCGACCGGCGAGGTGTTCGTCGCACCCGGTCCCGAGAAGCGCGCGGAGATGGAGCAGATGGCGGCCGAGCGTAAGGCGGCACTGGCGGCGGCCTCCGGCCCCGGGGCGACCTCCGACGGGCACGAGGTGCCGCTGCTGGCGAATATCGGCGGCCCGGCGGACGTGCCGGCGGCCGTCGCGGCGGGCGCGGAGGGCGTGGGGCTGTTCCGCACGGAGTTCCTGTTCCTGGACGACAGCAGGACGGCGCCGTCGGAGCAGGCGCAGATCACCGCATACCGCCAGGTGCTGGAGGCGTTCCCGGAGGGGCGCGTCGTCGTACGCGTCCTGGACGCGGGCGCCGACAAGCCGCTGGAGTTCCTCACTCCGGCCGACGAGCCGAACCCGGCGCTCGGCGTCCGCGGGCTGCGGTCCCTCCTGGCCCACCCCGACGTGCTGCGCACGCAGCTCACCGCGCTGTCCAAGGCGGCGGCCGGGCTGCCGGTGTACCTCGAAGTGATGGCGCCGATGGTGGCGGACCGGCAGGATGCCGCGGACTTCGCGGCTGCGTGCCGGTCCGCCGGGCTGCCGGCGAAGGCCGGGGCGATGGTGGAGATCCCGGCGGCGGCGCTGCGGGCGCGGGCGATCCTCCGGGAGGTCGAGTTCCTTTCGCTGGGCACGAACGACCTGGCGCAGTACGCCTTTGCCGCCGACCGGGAGGTGGGGGCGGTGTCGCGGCTCCAGGACCCGTGGCAGCCGGCGCTGCTGGACCTGGTGTCCTTCGCGGCGGAGGGAGCCAAGGCGGAGGGCAAGAGCTGCGGGGTGTGCGGCGAGGCGGCGTCGGACCCGCTGCTGGCGTGCGTGCTGACGGGGCTGGGGGTGACGTCGCTGTCGATGGGCGCGGCGGCGATCCCGTACGTCCGGGCGACGCTGGCGAAGCACACGCTGGCACAGTGCGAGCGCGCGGCGTCGGCGGCGCGGGCGGCGGACACGGCGGAGGAGGCCAGGGAGGCCGCGCGGGCGGTCCTGTCGGGCGAGTAG
- a CDS encoding DUF881 domain-containing protein produces MPQQPPERSSAPARPRPDASMSLLTRLMDHSLDDGYAEAAARHGARPRGERLPQRLRGRAWLAAGLVLTALVLTVGAAEARIEAPDLAREREELIERVEDRTAAADDLDRAVERLHGEVADRQREALEENGSDQAALLALLAGAAEARGPGVRLVVDDAADAGTGATGGPRSSTSFADDGRVRDRDLQRIVNGLWLAGAEAVSVNGRRLTALSAIRAAGDAILVDNRPLAPPYTVLAIGDGEALLERFRENADGHYLDVLRDNYGIRAGVSARDDLRLPAATGLSLRHAEPKENNPS; encoded by the coding sequence ATGCCGCAGCAGCCCCCCGAACGGAGCAGCGCACCGGCACGCCCCCGTCCGGACGCCTCCATGTCGCTGCTGACCCGGCTGATGGATCACAGCCTGGACGACGGGTACGCCGAGGCCGCCGCGCGCCACGGTGCCCGCCCGCGCGGCGAGCGGCTTCCGCAGCGCCTGCGCGGGCGGGCCTGGCTCGCCGCCGGCCTGGTGCTGACCGCCCTCGTCCTCACCGTCGGAGCCGCCGAGGCGCGGATCGAGGCACCCGACCTCGCCCGGGAGCGCGAGGAGCTGATCGAGCGGGTCGAGGACAGGACCGCCGCGGCGGACGACCTCGACCGCGCGGTCGAGCGACTGCACGGCGAGGTGGCCGACCGGCAGCGCGAGGCGCTGGAGGAGAACGGCAGCGACCAGGCGGCGCTGCTCGCGCTGCTGGCCGGCGCCGCCGAGGCCCGGGGCCCCGGCGTACGCCTCGTGGTGGACGACGCCGCCGACGCGGGCACCGGCGCGACCGGCGGCCCCCGCAGCTCCACGAGCTTCGCCGACGACGGCCGGGTGCGCGACCGCGACCTGCAGCGCATCGTCAACGGCCTCTGGCTCGCCGGCGCCGAGGCCGTCTCCGTCAACGGCCGCCGGCTCACCGCCTTGTCCGCGATCCGCGCGGCCGGCGACGCCATCCTCGTCGACAACCGCCCGCTGGCGCCGCCGTACACGGTGCTCGCCATCGGCGACGGCGAAGCCCTCCTGGAGCGGTTCCGGGAGAACGCCGACGGCCACTACCTGGACGTACTCCGGGACAACTACGGCATCAGGGCCGGGGTCTCCGCACGCGACGACCTCCGGCTGCCGGCCGCCACCGGCCTGTCCCTACGCCACGCAGAACCGAAGGAGAACAACCCCTCGTGA
- a CDS encoding acetoacetate--CoA ligase, producing the protein MPSQPPTEPSAPSAPSAGSAASEPPAALWRPGPERIDDAQLTRFHRWAAEHHGAPAPVPGDPEANYAALHRWSVAPDGGLERFWRAAAEWFDVRFSSPYETVLADAAMPGASWFPGARLNYAEHALRDAGTAAGPALLHVAEGAGPQPVSRAELRAQVGSLAAELRRLGVRPGDRVGAYLPNIPQAVVALLATAAVGAVWTSCSPDFGARSVLDRFRQVEPVVLVTVDGYRYGGKEHDRRETVAELRRELPTLRAVVHVPLLGTVPPEGALEWDALVATGAEPVFEQVPFDHPLWVLYSSGTTGLPKAIVQSQGGILLEHLKQLALHCGLGPGDRFFWYTSTGWMMWNFLVSGLLVGATVITYDGSPGHPDVAAQWRVAERTEATFFGTSAAYVMACRKADVHPGRDLDLTRVRCVATTGSPLPPDGFRWIHDEFHRAGPAGPADMWIASVSGGTDVCSCFAGAVPTLPVHIGELQAACLATDLQAWDPAGEPVTDEVGELVVTQPMPSMPVRFWNDPDGERYRDSYFSTYPGVWRHGDWITLTSRGSVVIHGRSDSTLNRQGVRMGSADIYEVVERLPEVRESLVIGVEQPDGGYWMPLFVQLTTDARLDDGLRGRIRAALREQLSPRHVPDEVIEVEGVPHTLTGKRLEVPVKRMLQGTPLEKAVNPGSVDRVDLLRFYERLARSRS; encoded by the coding sequence ATGCCGAGCCAGCCGCCCACCGAACCGTCCGCTCCGTCCGCGCCGTCCGCGGGCTCCGCTGCGTCCGAGCCGCCCGCGGCGCTGTGGCGGCCCGGTCCGGAGCGCATCGACGACGCGCAGCTCACCCGCTTCCACCGCTGGGCCGCGGAGCACCACGGCGCGCCGGCGCCGGTACCCGGTGACCCGGAGGCGAACTACGCGGCGCTGCACCGCTGGTCGGTGGCGCCGGACGGCGGCCTGGAGCGGTTCTGGCGGGCGGCGGCCGAGTGGTTCGACGTCCGGTTCTCCAGCCCGTACGAGACGGTCCTCGCGGATGCCGCGATGCCGGGCGCCTCATGGTTCCCCGGCGCCCGGCTCAACTACGCGGAGCACGCGCTGCGCGACGCCGGCACCGCAGCGGGACCCGCGCTGCTGCACGTCGCCGAGGGCGCCGGGCCCCAGCCCGTGAGCCGGGCGGAGCTGCGGGCGCAGGTCGGCTCGCTGGCGGCGGAGCTGCGCCGGCTCGGCGTGCGGCCCGGGGACCGCGTGGGCGCGTACCTGCCGAACATCCCGCAGGCCGTCGTTGCGCTGCTGGCGACCGCCGCCGTCGGCGCCGTGTGGACCTCCTGCTCACCGGACTTCGGCGCCCGCAGCGTCCTGGACCGCTTCCGCCAGGTGGAGCCGGTGGTGCTCGTCACCGTCGACGGCTACCGCTACGGCGGCAAGGAGCACGACCGCCGCGAGACCGTCGCCGAACTCCGCCGCGAACTGCCCACCCTGCGCGCCGTCGTGCACGTCCCGCTGCTCGGCACGGTCCCGCCCGAGGGCGCGCTGGAGTGGGACGCGCTGGTGGCCACGGGCGCGGAACCGGTCTTCGAGCAGGTGCCTTTCGACCACCCGCTGTGGGTGCTGTACTCCTCCGGCACCACAGGACTGCCCAAGGCGATCGTGCAGTCCCAGGGCGGCATCCTGCTGGAGCACCTGAAGCAGCTCGCGCTGCACTGCGGCCTCGGCCCGGGCGACCGCTTCTTCTGGTACACCTCCACCGGCTGGATGATGTGGAACTTCCTCGTCTCCGGCCTCCTGGTGGGCGCCACCGTGATCACGTACGACGGCAGCCCCGGCCATCCGGACGTCGCGGCGCAGTGGCGGGTCGCGGAGCGCACGGAGGCGACGTTCTTCGGCACCTCCGCGGCGTACGTCATGGCCTGCCGCAAGGCGGACGTGCACCCGGGCCGCGACCTGGACCTGACGCGGGTGCGGTGCGTGGCCACGACGGGCTCGCCGCTGCCGCCGGACGGATTCCGCTGGATCCACGACGAGTTCCACCGGGCGGGACCCGCGGGTCCCGCGGACATGTGGATCGCGTCGGTCAGCGGCGGCACGGACGTGTGCAGTTGCTTCGCCGGCGCGGTGCCGACGCTGCCGGTGCACATCGGCGAGTTGCAGGCGGCGTGTCTGGCCACGGACCTCCAGGCGTGGGATCCGGCGGGTGAGCCGGTGACGGACGAGGTGGGCGAGCTGGTGGTGACGCAGCCGATGCCCTCGATGCCCGTACGGTTCTGGAACGACCCGGACGGCGAGCGCTACCGGGACAGCTACTTCTCCACGTACCCCGGCGTGTGGCGGCACGGCGACTGGATCACGCTCACGTCACGCGGCTCCGTCGTCATCCACGGGCGCTCCGACTCGACGCTGAACCGGCAGGGCGTGCGCATGGGTTCCGCGGACATCTACGAGGTGGTGGAGCGGCTGCCGGAGGTGCGGGAGTCCCTCGTCATCGGCGTGGAGCAGCCGGACGGCGGCTACTGGATGCCGCTCTTCGTCCAACTGACCACGGATGCACGGCTGGACGACGGCCTGCGGGGCCGGATCCGCGCCGCGCTCCGCGAGCAGCTCTCGCCGCGGCACGTGCCGGACGAGGTGATCGAGGTGGAGGGCGTGCCGCACACGCTGACCGGCAAGCGGCTGGAGGTGCCGGTGAAGCGGATGCTGCAGGGCACGCCGCTGGAGAAGGCGGTCAATCCGGGATCGGTGGACCGGGTGGACCTGCTGAGGTTCTACGAGCGGCTGGCGCGGTCGCGGAGCTGA
- a CDS encoding small basic family protein, producing MIAVLGLVAGIVMGLVVQPVVPAGLEPYLPIAVVAALDAVFGALRAMLDGIFDDKVFVVSFLSNVVVAALIVFLGDKLGVGAQLSTGVVVVLGIRIFSNAAAIRRHVFQA from the coding sequence GTGATCGCCGTACTGGGCCTTGTCGCGGGCATCGTCATGGGCCTCGTGGTCCAGCCCGTGGTGCCGGCGGGCCTGGAGCCGTACCTGCCCATCGCCGTCGTCGCCGCGCTCGACGCGGTCTTCGGAGCGCTGCGGGCCATGCTCGACGGGATCTTCGACGACAAGGTCTTCGTGGTGTCGTTCCTGTCGAACGTCGTCGTGGCCGCGCTGATCGTCTTCCTCGGCGACAAGCTGGGCGTCGGCGCGCAGCTCTCCACGGGCGTCGTGGTCGTCCTCGGAATCCGGATCTTCTCCAACGCCGCCGCCATCCGGCGGCACGTCTTCCAGGCGTGA
- a CDS encoding DUF881 domain-containing protein, translating to MQRRPPAPQLPGPPAPPERTAPAERSAPPEPSSPPEPELGAGRRRLVDAVWPLRLTRSQLIVALLLFVLGLGLAIQVRSTGESSALRGARQEDLVRILDELDDRTQRLEDERERLEDQKAELENSSDQAEEARRQTEAKERQLGVLAGTVAAEGPGIEITVRGPEGAVEADMLLDTIQELRAAGAEAIQINGVRVVAGTHFADAGESDVEIDGRRVSQPYVFRVIGRAEDLEPALNIPGGVVQTMEEEQATVSIEPRDTVLVDALRREKRPDYARSSS from the coding sequence ATGCAGCGGCGGCCACCCGCGCCGCAGCTCCCCGGCCCTCCTGCGCCGCCCGAGCGCACCGCGCCCGCCGAGCGCTCCGCGCCTCCCGAGCCGTCCTCCCCGCCCGAGCCGGAGCTGGGCGCCGGCCGGCGCCGCCTGGTCGACGCCGTGTGGCCGCTCCGGCTGACCCGCTCGCAACTGATCGTCGCCCTGCTGCTGTTCGTCCTCGGCCTGGGCCTGGCCATCCAGGTCCGCTCCACAGGAGAGTCCAGCGCGCTGCGCGGCGCCCGCCAGGAGGACCTGGTACGGATCCTCGACGAGCTGGACGACCGCACCCAGCGCCTCGAAGACGAGCGGGAGCGGCTGGAGGACCAGAAGGCGGAGCTGGAGAACAGCTCCGACCAGGCGGAGGAGGCGCGCCGCCAGACCGAGGCCAAGGAGCGCCAGCTCGGCGTGCTGGCCGGCACGGTCGCCGCCGAGGGCCCCGGCATCGAGATCACCGTCCGCGGCCCCGAGGGCGCCGTCGAGGCGGACATGCTGCTGGACACGATCCAGGAGCTGCGCGCGGCCGGCGCGGAGGCGATCCAGATCAACGGCGTACGCGTGGTCGCGGGCACGCACTTCGCGGACGCCGGCGAGAGCGACGTGGAGATCGACGGCCGCCGGGTCTCCCAGCCGTACGTCTTCCGCGTGATCGGCCGGGCCGAGGATCTGGAGCCCGCGCTGAACATCCCCGGTGGGGTGGTTCAGACCATGGAGGAGGAGCAGGCTACGGTGTCCATCGAGCCCCGGGACACGGTCCTCGTGGACGCCTTGCGGCGGGAGAAGCGGCCTGACTACGCTCGGTCGTCGTCGTGA
- a CDS encoding CDP-alcohol phosphatidyltransferase family protein, whose amino-acid sequence MEAQETAESKDRIFTVPNLLSMSRLVLVPVFLWLILWPEFGGPNADGWALAILAFSGVSDYLDGKLARRWNQVSNLGRILDPAADRLYILATLVGLTWRGILPLWLTILLLSRDAIVGVAVWLLGRHGYPPPQVNFLGKSATFCLMYAFPLLLLSDASGWVSSLSAIFGWAFAGWGTALYWWAGGLYLIQVRRLIREDARADTTPD is encoded by the coding sequence GTGGAGGCCCAGGAGACGGCTGAGTCGAAGGACCGGATCTTCACCGTCCCCAATCTCCTGAGCATGTCCCGGCTCGTCCTGGTGCCGGTCTTCCTGTGGCTCATCCTCTGGCCGGAGTTCGGCGGCCCGAACGCCGACGGCTGGGCGCTGGCGATCCTCGCCTTCAGCGGCGTCAGCGACTACCTCGACGGCAAGCTGGCGCGGCGCTGGAACCAGGTCTCGAACCTGGGCCGCATCCTGGACCCGGCCGCCGACCGGCTCTACATCCTGGCCACCCTCGTCGGCCTGACCTGGCGCGGGATCCTCCCGCTGTGGCTCACCATCCTGCTGCTCTCCCGCGACGCGATCGTCGGGGTGGCGGTCTGGCTGCTCGGCCGGCACGGCTACCCGCCGCCCCAGGTGAACTTCCTGGGCAAGTCCGCCACCTTCTGCCTGATGTACGCCTTCCCGTTGCTCCTCCTCAGTGACGCAAGTGGATGGGTGTCGTCACTCTCTGCTATTTTCGGATGGGCGTTCGCCGGCTGGGGTACAGCGCTGTACTGGTGGGCCGGCGGCCTCTACCTCATCCAGGTGCGCCGTCTCATCCGAGAGGACGCCCGCGCGGACACCACCCCCGACTAG
- a CDS encoding mannose-1-phosphate guanyltransferase: MKAVVMAGGEGTRLRPMTASMPKPLLPVVNRPIMEHVLRLLKRHGLTETVVTVQFLASLVRNYFGDGEELGMELTYANEDRPLGTAGSVKNAEEALKDDSFLVISGDALTDFDLTDLIAFHREKGALVTVCLTRVPNPLEFGITIVDEEGKVERFLEKPTWGQVFSDTVNTGIYVMEPEVFDYVEADTSVDWSGDVFPQLMKDGKPIYGYVAEGYWEDVGTHESYVKAQADVLEGKVDLDLDGFEISPGVWVAEGAEVHPEAVLRGPLYIGDYAKVEQGAEVREHSVLGSNVVVKQGAFLHRAVVHDNVYIGGHTNLRGCVIGKNTDVMRAARIEDGAVIGDECLIGEESIIQGNVRVYPFKTIEAGAFVNTSVIWESRGQAHLFGARGVSGILNVEITPELAVRLAGAYATTLKKGSSVTTARDHSRGARALKRAVISALQASAIDVRDLENVPLPVARQQTARGSAGGIMIRTTPGVQDSVDIMFLDERGADLSQAAQRKLDRVYARQEYRRAFPGEIGDLSFPASVFDSYTGSLLRAVDTAGIAEAGLKVVVDASHGSAGLVLPSLLGRLGVDALTINPGLDESRPTETPQSRRAGLVRLGEIVSSARAAFGVRFDPVGERISLVDEKGRIVEDDRALLVMLDLVAAERRSGRVALPVTTTRIAEQVAAYHGTQVEWTTTSPDDLARVARMDDAVFGGDGRGGFIIPEFSSVFDGAAAFARLTGLVARTQLTLSQIDARIPQAYVLCRDLATPWAVKGMVMRRVVEAAGSREVDTTDGVRVVEPDGRWVLVLPDRAEAVTHLWAEGPDQASAEALLDEWAAVVDGSGD; encoded by the coding sequence ATGAAGGCCGTCGTGATGGCTGGGGGCGAAGGCACCCGCCTGCGCCCCATGACCGCGAGCATGCCCAAGCCCCTGCTGCCGGTGGTGAACCGGCCGATCATGGAGCACGTCCTGCGGCTGCTCAAACGCCACGGGCTGACGGAGACGGTGGTGACCGTCCAGTTCCTCGCCTCCCTGGTGCGGAACTACTTCGGGGACGGCGAGGAGCTCGGCATGGAGCTCACGTACGCCAACGAGGACCGTCCGCTGGGCACCGCGGGCAGCGTGAAGAACGCCGAGGAGGCCCTGAAGGACGACTCGTTCCTGGTCATCTCCGGCGACGCGCTCACCGACTTCGACCTCACCGACCTGATCGCGTTCCACCGCGAGAAGGGCGCGCTCGTCACCGTCTGCCTCACCCGGGTCCCCAACCCGCTGGAGTTCGGCATCACCATCGTCGACGAGGAGGGCAAGGTCGAGCGCTTCCTGGAGAAGCCCACGTGGGGCCAGGTCTTCTCCGACACCGTCAACACCGGCATCTACGTGATGGAGCCCGAGGTCTTCGACTACGTCGAGGCCGACACCTCTGTCGACTGGTCGGGCGACGTCTTCCCGCAGTTGATGAAGGACGGCAAGCCCATCTACGGCTACGTGGCGGAGGGCTACTGGGAGGACGTCGGCACCCATGAGAGCTACGTGAAGGCCCAGGCCGACGTGCTGGAGGGCAAGGTCGACCTCGATCTCGACGGCTTCGAGATCTCGCCCGGCGTCTGGGTCGCCGAGGGCGCCGAGGTGCACCCCGAGGCCGTCCTGCGCGGCCCGCTCTACATCGGCGACTACGCCAAGGTCGAGCAGGGCGCCGAGGTCCGCGAGCACTCGGTCCTCGGCTCCAACGTCGTCGTCAAGCAGGGCGCGTTCCTGCACCGCGCCGTCGTCCACGACAACGTCTACATCGGCGGCCACACCAACCTCCGCGGCTGCGTCATCGGCAAGAACACCGACGTCATGCGCGCCGCGCGGATCGAGGACGGCGCCGTCATCGGAGACGAGTGCCTGATCGGCGAAGAATCGATCATCCAGGGCAATGTGCGCGTCTACCCCTTCAAGACCATCGAAGCGGGCGCCTTCGTCAACACCTCGGTGATCTGGGAGTCGCGCGGTCAGGCCCACCTCTTCGGCGCCCGCGGCGTCTCCGGCATCCTCAACGTGGAGATCACCCCCGAGCTCGCCGTGCGGCTGGCGGGCGCGTACGCGACCACGCTGAAGAAGGGCTCCAGCGTCACCACCGCCCGCGACCACTCCCGCGGCGCCCGGGCGCTCAAGCGCGCGGTGATCTCCGCGCTCCAGGCCAGCGCCATAGACGTACGGGACCTGGAGAACGTGCCGCTGCCCGTGGCCCGGCAGCAGACCGCGCGCGGCAGCGCGGGCGGCATCATGATCCGCACCACCCCGGGCGTACAGGATTCCGTCGACATCATGTTCCTCGACGAGCGCGGCGCCGACCTCTCGCAGGCCGCGCAGCGCAAGCTCGACCGCGTCTACGCCCGCCAGGAGTACCGCCGCGCGTTCCCCGGCGAGATCGGCGACCTGAGCTTCCCCGCCAGCGTCTTCGACTCCTATACCGGCTCCCTGCTGCGCGCCGTGGACACCGCGGGCATCGCCGAGGCCGGCCTCAAGGTCGTCGTGGACGCCTCGCACGGCAGCGCCGGCCTGGTGCTCCCGAGCCTCCTCGGCCGCCTCGGCGTGGACGCGCTCACCATCAACCCGGGCCTGGACGAGTCCCGGCCGACCGAGACACCGCAGTCGCGCCGCGCCGGCCTCGTCCGCCTCGGCGAGATCGTGTCCTCCGCGCGGGCCGCCTTCGGCGTGCGCTTCGACCCGGTCGGCGAGCGCATCTCGCTGGTCGACGAGAAGGGCCGGATCGTCGAGGACGACCGGGCGCTGCTGGTCATGCTCGACCTGGTCGCGGCGGAACGGCGCAGCGGCCGGGTGGCGTTGCCGGTGACGACGACGCGTATCGCCGAGCAGGTGGCCGCGTACCACGGCACCCAGGTGGAGTGGACCACGACCTCGCCTGACGACCTGGCGCGGGTGGCGCGGATGGACGACGCCGTCTTCGGCGGCGACGGCCGCGGCGGCTTCATCATCCCGGAGTTCTCCTCCGTCTTCGACGGCGCGGCCGCCTTCGCCCGGCTCACCGGCCTGGTCGCACGCACGCAGCTCACCCTCAGCCAGATCGACGCCCGCATCCCGCAGGCGTACGTGCTCTGCCGCGACCTCGCGACCCCGTGGGCCGTCAAGGGGATGGTCATGCGCCGGGTGGTGGAGGCCGCGGGCTCCCGCGAGGTCGACACCACCGACGGCGTACGGGTCGTGGAGCCCGACGGCCGCTGGGTGCTGGTGCTGCCGGACCGCGCCGAGGCGGTCACGCACCTGTGGGCCGAGGGACCCGACCAGGCGTCCGCCGAAGCCCTGCTCGACGAGTGGGCGGCGGTCGTCGACGGGAGCGGCGACTGA
- a CDS encoding PTS glucose transporter subunit IIA, producing the protein MTQVSSPLTGRAIGLAAVPDPVFSGGMVGPGTAVDPERGTSEAVAPIGGLVLSLRPHVFVVVDDEGHGVLIHLGIDTVQLNGEGFELLVAKGDRVERGQPVVRWDTVAVEEAGKSPISPVVALEAAEGALSAVAEDGEIKAGETLFTWG; encoded by the coding sequence ATGACCCAAGTCTCGTCCCCGCTCACCGGCCGCGCCATCGGGCTCGCCGCCGTGCCCGACCCGGTCTTCTCCGGGGGGATGGTCGGTCCCGGCACCGCCGTGGATCCCGAGCGCGGGACTTCCGAGGCGGTCGCGCCGATCGGCGGCCTGGTGCTCTCCCTGCGCCCGCACGTCTTCGTCGTCGTGGACGACGAGGGGCACGGGGTGCTCATCCACCTCGGCATCGACACCGTGCAGCTCAACGGCGAGGGCTTCGAACTGCTCGTCGCCAAGGGCGACCGGGTCGAGCGCGGGCAGCCCGTCGTCCGCTGGGACACCGTCGCCGTCGAGGAGGCCGGGAAGTCGCCGATCTCGCCGGTGGTGGCGCTGGAGGCGGCAGAGGGCGCGCTGTCCGCGGTGGCGGAGGACGGGGAGATCAAGGCCGGTGAGACGCTGTTCACCTGGGGGTGA